From one Xiphophorus hellerii strain 12219 chromosome 18, Xiphophorus_hellerii-4.1, whole genome shotgun sequence genomic stretch:
- the sphkap gene encoding A-kinase anchor protein SPHKAP isoform X3 — MLSLLVTALRSFTELNFQSSAMFEGSESGEVDGGRTESTVASSISACKKVLCSNSVLDSSEYWLKNEKTLCRLSLLDDDADSSCTLICFVNLDPQKTNCRDDKNNKKLASVSPDLPKLVELLTIHQPKENEILLLGGLEASEICQTHPHSPLQGGQRTGVCLLPCSGKRHSTPPAGIILEINKFLIGMQWGKEQQQQHGQTTGQKVDDDTNRSISSIEEDFQTASEHLGEDSEDDGLRNEPVSGDVGNSSVEASQNHCVRHSCHRGQLARHHSQDDSDVKREGLPSASVHTKESAGHYATNLAESVLQDAFIRLSQDETSFVPEAAISVSLSSCPSNRSSKTKQPSKQRTCSFELPKIVIVQSPDNSDGAAEWSETQPSHRHDHNIPAKAEEMPETGTQAPTSQHSSGHKHVEMALACAASVIGTISSPELTEKLTLDSASVEVTEEELQQVKERSDYSVSSAMCGMAQVAGAVAAVELTEDSVGDGDSDVDSSEAYTASHGLMSAAKASTAFPLHCSVAAGTSVEAFRANIAEILHREAAEVLTQPQGYKSVAHLLERTHSKIVDGITCPKKCCMDESGVDDLINEVADSLFKHALEKAKKKKELEGAGKDAPSLQVFLQDSVNNLLFDILCLTQKKISHISEGDQGSEEVQKIVICPLEPDAAKESKDPLSQLKSLVGMSHSTNSENLFHCTERFSIVPGLKKKYVSEEGDVVASSTTPLFKEQQLQSQRRQSQPKPRDLPDQQQNNVVIREALGEIPSHNTERKGRIMMGSDGKQTSLVSQSSLNSCSSLLSLRMDSDFKAPITCYAEDLAATVVSMATELAAICLENSTGKQPWFCALNGTSTEVPETYLMPTCRTVLRRKESQSSNVASRKHRAPRLSEIKRKTEEQPELMERLVNRVVDESVNLDEPQDPFALFASEVTARIMNCPELNVVDTSKSGQQRSRLQCEKWSRGKASSYESIPEEDTDPSGAPNTLGPGSRLGQNLSRGSSISKQSSCESITDEFSRFMVNQMETEGRGFDLLLDYYAGKNASTILAAAVQQAATKKNGHLNVRASSCLSKQSSTESITEEFYRFMLRDMDKENKECGIAKTKEWSNSLFPPNPRTPFCIRQSSVPDRRSSDSRLTVNSPIKANSFDGFARNVYGDTLNIYPTNSVSATGLCKSDSCLYQRGKTDQITDMLIHETWSSSIESLMRKNKIIADPEDSIELEAAGDSQPHVQQFANRLAADIVDIGKSALGGQQDVAGITAGPHTQPHTPVVERRRGFKQSHLACSRIRASQEQSGSGMGSGSCDSNTSCTRGPRDVPLIHIEGDQRVEETLSKPERTGTGPQETSVDVMRMEMPIASSSRNGTSSASSLGLADLDAFSDVPSQSTVISEETKKGHVEGTKVSTLESSSGSPAGGGSNLRQLLVVNCDLEQECEDSELRVALQWIAASELGLPALYFRKSKEKRLTKFQRVVHLMAQKAWRIADLFSAVVQFCKLHKTKEEADRSLRASLFDWLLETL, encoded by the exons TAACTTCCAGTCGTCTGCCATGTTTGAAGGATCCGAGTCTGGTGAGGTGGATGGAGGCAGGACAGAAAGCACGGTTGCTTCATCCATCAGCGCCTGCAAGAAG GTTCTGTGCAGCAACAGTGTCCTGGACTCATCCGAGTACTGGCTGAAGAACGAAAAGACTCTGTGCAGACTGAGCTTGCTGGATGATGATGCAGATAGCAGCTGCACCCTG ATCTGTTTTGTGAATCTGGACCCTCAAAAAACAAATTGTCGagatgataaaaacaacaag AAATTGGCATCAGTGTCTCCAGACCTGCCAAAGCTTGTTGAATTACTGACCATCCACCAGCCCAAAGAAAATGAGATCCTACTGCTCGGTGGCCTGGAAGCgtcagaaatatgccaaacacacccacactccCCCTTGCAG gGTGGGCAGCGCACAGGTGTGTGCTTGCTTCCATGTTCAGGAAAGAGGCACTCGACCCCTCCTGCCGGCATCATCTTAGAGATCAACAAATTTCTGATTGGTATGCAGTGGGGAAaggagcaacaacagcagcacggCCAAACTACTGGACAAAAGGTTGATGATGACACCAATCGTTCAATCTCGTCAATTGAAGAGGACTTCCAAACGGCATCAGAACACCTTGGAGAGGATAGTGAAGATGATGGCTTAAGAAATG AACCAGTGAGTGGTGACGTGGGGAACAGCTCAGTTGAAGCTTCACAGAATCACTGTGTCAGGCATTCGTGTCACAGGGGACAGCTTGCTCGTCATCACAGCCAAGATGATAGTGACGTGAAAAGGGAGGGACTTCCAAGTGCAAGTGTTCATACAAAAGAATCTGCTGGCCACTACGCAACCAATCTAGCTGAGTCGGTATTGCAAGATGCCTTCATACGACTCTCTCAAGATGAAACTTCCTTTGTCCCTGAGGCAGCAATCAGTGTGTCCCTCTCTAGTTGTCCTTCCAACAGATCTTCAAAGACCAAGCAGCCTTCAAAACAACGGACCTGCTCTTTTGAACTACCCAAAATTGTAATAGTTCAGAGCCCAGACAACTCAGATGGAGCAGCAGAATGGTCAGAGACACAACCATCACACAGGCACGATCACAATATTCCTGCCAAGGCAGAGGAAATGCCTGAGACTGGGACGCAGGCTCCAACTTCTCAACACAGCAGTGGACACAAACATGTTGAAATGGCTTTGGCCTGTGCAGCGAGTGTTATTGGCACCATTTCTTCCCCAGAACTGACTGAAAAGCTTACTCTTGATTCTGCTTCAGTAGAGGtaacagaggaggagctgcagcaagTAAAGGAGAGAAGTGACTATTCTGTGTCTTCAGCTATGTGTGGCATGGCACAAGTAGCCGGAGCAGTAGCAGCTGTGGAGTTAACTGAGGACTCAGTTGGAGATGGTGATTCTGATGTAGATTCCTCTGAGGCCTACACAGCCTCCCATGGTCTGATGTCTGCAGCCAAGGCTTCCACAGCCTTCCCTCTGCACTGCAGTGTGGCAGCAGGAACAAGTGTGGAAGCATTCAGAGCTAACATTGCTGAGATTTTGCACAGGGAAGCAGCAGAGGTCCTGACTCAACCACAAGGCTACAAGagtgtggcacacttgctggaGAGAACACATAGCAAAATAGTGGATGGCATTACGTGTCCCAAAAAGTGCTGCATGGATGAGAGTGGGGTGGACGACCTAATAAATGAGGTTGCTGACAGTCTATTCAAACATGCTTTAGAGAaggccaaaaagaaaaaggaactGGAGGGTGCTGGGAAAGATGCCCCCAGCCTCCAGGTCTTTCTTCAGGACAGCGTAAACAACTTGTTATTTGATATTCTCTGCTTGACCCAAAAGAAGATCAGTCACATTTCTGAAGGTGACCAAGGGTCAGAGGAAGTACAGAAGATTGTCATTTGTCCTCTAGAACCTGATGCTGCAAAGGAAAGCAAGGATCCATTAAGTCAGCTGAAGAGTTTGGTTGGCATGAGTCATTCCACTAACAGTGAGAACCTGTTCCACTGTACAGAAAGGTTTTCCATAGTCCCAGGACTGAAGAAGAAATATGTCTCTGAAGAAGGAGATGTAGTGGCTTCTTCCACTACACCACTCTTTAAAGAACAACAGCTGCAATCTCAACGCAGACAAAGTCAGCCTAAACCTAGAGATTTGCCTGATCAGCAGCAGAACAATGTTGTCATCAGAGAAGCTTTAGGTGAAATACCATCTCACAACACAGAAAGGAAGGGTCGAATAATGATGGGCAGTGACGGCAAACAAACTTCTCTAGTCTCACAGTCATCCCTCAACTCCTGCAGCTCCCTTCTCTCGTTAAGAATGGATTCTGACTTTAAGGCACCTATCACTTGTTATGCTGAGGATTTAGCTGCCACAGTGGTGTCAATGGCTACAGAACTGGCAGCCATTTGTCTTGAAAACTCCACAGGAAAACAGCCTTGGTTTTGTGCCCTTAATGGGACATCAACTGAAGTACCAGAAACCTACTTGATGCCAACTTGCCGTACAGTTTTAAGGAGAAAGGAGTCTCAAAGCAGCAATGTGGCCTCTAGAAAACACCGGGCACCCCGACTCAGCGagatcaaaagaaaaacagaggaacAGCCAGAACTAATGGAGAGACTAGTTAACAGGGTGGTGGATGAATCTGTCAACCTAGATGAACCACAAGACCCATTTGCCCTCTTTGCCTCAGAAGTCACAGCTAGAATCATGAATTGCCCTGAACTCAATGTGGTGGACACCTCCAAGTCAGGCCAGCAGCGTAGCAGATTACAGTGTGAAAAGTGGAGTCGTGGAAAGGCGTCTAGTTATGAGAGCATTCCAGAAGAAGACACAGACCCCTCAGGTGCACCAAACACTCTGGGCCCTGGCAGTCGGTTAGGTCAGAACTTAAGCCGTGGCAGCTCCATTTCTAAGCAGTCCAGCTGTGAGAGCATCACAGATGAGTTCTCACGGTTCATGGTAAACCAAATGGAGACTGAGGGCAGAGGTTTTGACCTTCTGCTGGATTACTATGCAGGGAAGAATGCCAGCACCATCCTGGCAGCAGCTGTGCAGCAGGctgcaacaaagaaaaatggtCACCTTAATGTCAGAGCCTCCTCCTGTTTATCTAAGCAGTCTAGCACAGAAAGCATCACGGAGGAATTCTACCGCTTCATGCTCCGGGACATGGACAAGGAGAACAAAGAATGTGGCATTGCCAAAACTAAAGAATGGAGCAATAGTCTTTTCCCTCCTAATCCTAGAACACCTTTCTGTATACGGCAGTCTTCTGTCCCAGACCGGCGGTCCTCAGATTCGCGGTTGACAGTCAACTCTCCCATAAAAGCCAACTCTTTTGATGGATTTGCCCGCAATGTATATGGAGACACTCTAAATATCTATCCAACCAACTCAGTATCAGCAACAGGATTGTGTAAGTCAGACTCCTGCCTCTATCAAAGGGGCAAGACTGATCAGATTACTGACATGCTGATCCATGAGACCTGGTCAAGCTCCATTGAGTCCTTAATGAGAAAGAACAAGATCATTGCTGATCCAGAGGACAGTATTGAGTTGGAGGCTGCAGGAGACTCTCAGCCTCATGTGCAGCAATTTGCCAATCGATTGGCAGCTGACATTGTGGATATTGGTAAGTCGGCACTTGGAGGACAGCAAGATGTAGCTGGGATAACGGCTGGGCCACACACGCAGCCGCACACACCCGTTGTTGAGAGGAGAAGAGGCTTTAAACAGTCTCATCTGGCTTGCAGTCGAATTCGAGCCAGCCAGGAGCAATCTGGGTCTGGCATGGGGTCCGGAAGTTGTGATAGCAATACTTCTTGCACCAGGGGTCCAAGAGATGTGCCACTCATCCACATTGAGGGAGATCAAAGGGTTGAAGAGACTCTTTCAAAGCCTGAAAGGACAGGAACAGGACCCCAGGAAACATCTGTTGATGTCATGCGAATGGAGATGCCTATTGCCAGCAGTAGCAG GAACGGGACAAGCAGTGCTTCTAGCCTCGGCTTGGCAGACCTGGATGCTTTTTCTGATGTTCCTTCTCAAAGCACAGTGATCAG TGAGGAGACAAAGAAAGGCCACGTGGAGGGAACTAAAGTCAGCACTTTAG AGAGCTCTTCAGGAAGTCCTGCAGGCGGCGGCAGTAACCTCAGGCAGCTTTTAGTGGTAAACTGTGACCTGGAGCAAGAATGTGAGGACTCTGAGCTCAGAGTGGCTCTGCAGTGGATTGCTGCCTCTGAATTGGGCCTTCCTGCTCTCTACTTCAGGAAGTCAAAGGAGAAGAGGTTAACAAAG TTTCAGAGGGTGGTCCACCTGATGGCCCAGAAGGCATGGCGGATTGCTGACTTGTTCAGCGCTGTGGTTCAGTTCTGTAAGCTACACAAGACCAAGGAAGAGGCAGACAGGTCTCTTCGTGCCAGCCTCTTTGACTGGCTTTTGGAAACCCTTTAG
- the sphkap gene encoding A-kinase anchor protein SPHKAP isoform X1, producing the protein MLSLLVTALRSFTELNFQSSAMFEGSESGEVDGGRTESTVASSISACKKVLCSNSVLDSSEYWLKNEKTLCRLSLLDDDADSSCTLICFVNLDPQKTNCRDDKNNKKLASVSPDLPKLVELLTIHQPKENEILLLGGLEASEICQTHPHSPLQGGQRTGVCLLPCSGKRHSTPPAGIILEINKFLIGMQWGKEQQQQHGQTTGQKVDDDTNRSISSIEEDFQTASEHLGEDSEDDGLRNEPVSGDVGNSSVEASQNHCVRHSCHRGQLARHHSQDDSDVKREGLPSASVHTKESAGHYATNLAESVLQDAFIRLSQDETSFVPEAAISVSLSSCPSNRSSKTKQPSKQRTCSFELPKIVIVQSPDNSDGAAEWSETQPSHRHDHNIPAKAEEMPETGTQAPTSQHSSGHKHVEMALACAASVIGTISSPELTEKLTLDSASVEVTEEELQQVKERSDYSVSSAMCGMAQVAGAVAAVELTEDSVGDGDSDVDSSEAYTASHGLMSAAKASTAFPLHCSVAAGTSVEAFRANIAEILHREAAEVLTQPQGYKSVAHLLERTHSKIVDGITCPKKCCMDESGVDDLINEVADSLFKHALEKAKKKKELEGAGKDAPSLQVFLQDSVNNLLFDILCLTQKKISHISEGDQGSEEVQKIVICPLEPDAAKESKDPLSQLKSLVGMSHSTNSENLFHCTERFSIVPGLKKKYVSEEGDVVASSTTPLFKEQQLQSQRRQSQPKPRDLPDQQQNNVVIREALGEIPSHNTERKGRIMMGSDGKQTSLVSQSSLNSCSSLLSLRMDSDFKAPITCYAEDLAATVVSMATELAAICLENSTGKQPWFCALNGTSTEVPETYLMPTCRTVLRRKESQSSNVASRKHRAPRLSEIKRKTEEQPELMERLVNRVVDESVNLDEPQDPFALFASEVTARIMNCPELNVVDTSKSGQQRSRLQCEKWSRGKASSYESIPEEDTDPSGAPNTLGPGSRLGQNLSRGSSISKQSSCESITDEFSRFMVNQMETEGRGFDLLLDYYAGKNASTILAAAVQQAATKKNGHLNVRASSCLSKQSSTESITEEFYRFMLRDMDKENKECGIAKTKEWSNSLFPPNPRTPFCIRQSSVPDRRSSDSRLTVNSPIKANSFDGFARNVYGDTLNIYPTNSVSATGLCKSDSCLYQRGKTDQITDMLIHETWSSSIESLMRKNKIIADPEDSIELEAAGDSQPHVQQFANRLAADIVDIGKSALGGQQDVAGITAGPHTQPHTPVVERRRGFKQSHLACSRIRASQEQSGSGMGSGSCDSNTSCTRGPRDVPLIHIEGDQRVEETLSKPERTGTGPQETSVDVMRMEMPIASSSSSERDRPAVAVAAVVKRDKRSMSASSEESMGSWSHITPEDDPHEETSSFIQLSEGNGTSSASSLGLADLDAFSDVPSQSTVISEETKKGHVEGTKVSTLESSSGSPAGGGSNLRQLLVVNCDLEQECEDSELRVALQWIAASELGLPALYFRKSKEKRLTKFQRVVHLMAQKAWRIADLFSAVVQFCKLHKTKEEADRSLRASLFDWLLETL; encoded by the exons TAACTTCCAGTCGTCTGCCATGTTTGAAGGATCCGAGTCTGGTGAGGTGGATGGAGGCAGGACAGAAAGCACGGTTGCTTCATCCATCAGCGCCTGCAAGAAG GTTCTGTGCAGCAACAGTGTCCTGGACTCATCCGAGTACTGGCTGAAGAACGAAAAGACTCTGTGCAGACTGAGCTTGCTGGATGATGATGCAGATAGCAGCTGCACCCTG ATCTGTTTTGTGAATCTGGACCCTCAAAAAACAAATTGTCGagatgataaaaacaacaag AAATTGGCATCAGTGTCTCCAGACCTGCCAAAGCTTGTTGAATTACTGACCATCCACCAGCCCAAAGAAAATGAGATCCTACTGCTCGGTGGCCTGGAAGCgtcagaaatatgccaaacacacccacactccCCCTTGCAG gGTGGGCAGCGCACAGGTGTGTGCTTGCTTCCATGTTCAGGAAAGAGGCACTCGACCCCTCCTGCCGGCATCATCTTAGAGATCAACAAATTTCTGATTGGTATGCAGTGGGGAAaggagcaacaacagcagcacggCCAAACTACTGGACAAAAGGTTGATGATGACACCAATCGTTCAATCTCGTCAATTGAAGAGGACTTCCAAACGGCATCAGAACACCTTGGAGAGGATAGTGAAGATGATGGCTTAAGAAATG AACCAGTGAGTGGTGACGTGGGGAACAGCTCAGTTGAAGCTTCACAGAATCACTGTGTCAGGCATTCGTGTCACAGGGGACAGCTTGCTCGTCATCACAGCCAAGATGATAGTGACGTGAAAAGGGAGGGACTTCCAAGTGCAAGTGTTCATACAAAAGAATCTGCTGGCCACTACGCAACCAATCTAGCTGAGTCGGTATTGCAAGATGCCTTCATACGACTCTCTCAAGATGAAACTTCCTTTGTCCCTGAGGCAGCAATCAGTGTGTCCCTCTCTAGTTGTCCTTCCAACAGATCTTCAAAGACCAAGCAGCCTTCAAAACAACGGACCTGCTCTTTTGAACTACCCAAAATTGTAATAGTTCAGAGCCCAGACAACTCAGATGGAGCAGCAGAATGGTCAGAGACACAACCATCACACAGGCACGATCACAATATTCCTGCCAAGGCAGAGGAAATGCCTGAGACTGGGACGCAGGCTCCAACTTCTCAACACAGCAGTGGACACAAACATGTTGAAATGGCTTTGGCCTGTGCAGCGAGTGTTATTGGCACCATTTCTTCCCCAGAACTGACTGAAAAGCTTACTCTTGATTCTGCTTCAGTAGAGGtaacagaggaggagctgcagcaagTAAAGGAGAGAAGTGACTATTCTGTGTCTTCAGCTATGTGTGGCATGGCACAAGTAGCCGGAGCAGTAGCAGCTGTGGAGTTAACTGAGGACTCAGTTGGAGATGGTGATTCTGATGTAGATTCCTCTGAGGCCTACACAGCCTCCCATGGTCTGATGTCTGCAGCCAAGGCTTCCACAGCCTTCCCTCTGCACTGCAGTGTGGCAGCAGGAACAAGTGTGGAAGCATTCAGAGCTAACATTGCTGAGATTTTGCACAGGGAAGCAGCAGAGGTCCTGACTCAACCACAAGGCTACAAGagtgtggcacacttgctggaGAGAACACATAGCAAAATAGTGGATGGCATTACGTGTCCCAAAAAGTGCTGCATGGATGAGAGTGGGGTGGACGACCTAATAAATGAGGTTGCTGACAGTCTATTCAAACATGCTTTAGAGAaggccaaaaagaaaaaggaactGGAGGGTGCTGGGAAAGATGCCCCCAGCCTCCAGGTCTTTCTTCAGGACAGCGTAAACAACTTGTTATTTGATATTCTCTGCTTGACCCAAAAGAAGATCAGTCACATTTCTGAAGGTGACCAAGGGTCAGAGGAAGTACAGAAGATTGTCATTTGTCCTCTAGAACCTGATGCTGCAAAGGAAAGCAAGGATCCATTAAGTCAGCTGAAGAGTTTGGTTGGCATGAGTCATTCCACTAACAGTGAGAACCTGTTCCACTGTACAGAAAGGTTTTCCATAGTCCCAGGACTGAAGAAGAAATATGTCTCTGAAGAAGGAGATGTAGTGGCTTCTTCCACTACACCACTCTTTAAAGAACAACAGCTGCAATCTCAACGCAGACAAAGTCAGCCTAAACCTAGAGATTTGCCTGATCAGCAGCAGAACAATGTTGTCATCAGAGAAGCTTTAGGTGAAATACCATCTCACAACACAGAAAGGAAGGGTCGAATAATGATGGGCAGTGACGGCAAACAAACTTCTCTAGTCTCACAGTCATCCCTCAACTCCTGCAGCTCCCTTCTCTCGTTAAGAATGGATTCTGACTTTAAGGCACCTATCACTTGTTATGCTGAGGATTTAGCTGCCACAGTGGTGTCAATGGCTACAGAACTGGCAGCCATTTGTCTTGAAAACTCCACAGGAAAACAGCCTTGGTTTTGTGCCCTTAATGGGACATCAACTGAAGTACCAGAAACCTACTTGATGCCAACTTGCCGTACAGTTTTAAGGAGAAAGGAGTCTCAAAGCAGCAATGTGGCCTCTAGAAAACACCGGGCACCCCGACTCAGCGagatcaaaagaaaaacagaggaacAGCCAGAACTAATGGAGAGACTAGTTAACAGGGTGGTGGATGAATCTGTCAACCTAGATGAACCACAAGACCCATTTGCCCTCTTTGCCTCAGAAGTCACAGCTAGAATCATGAATTGCCCTGAACTCAATGTGGTGGACACCTCCAAGTCAGGCCAGCAGCGTAGCAGATTACAGTGTGAAAAGTGGAGTCGTGGAAAGGCGTCTAGTTATGAGAGCATTCCAGAAGAAGACACAGACCCCTCAGGTGCACCAAACACTCTGGGCCCTGGCAGTCGGTTAGGTCAGAACTTAAGCCGTGGCAGCTCCATTTCTAAGCAGTCCAGCTGTGAGAGCATCACAGATGAGTTCTCACGGTTCATGGTAAACCAAATGGAGACTGAGGGCAGAGGTTTTGACCTTCTGCTGGATTACTATGCAGGGAAGAATGCCAGCACCATCCTGGCAGCAGCTGTGCAGCAGGctgcaacaaagaaaaatggtCACCTTAATGTCAGAGCCTCCTCCTGTTTATCTAAGCAGTCTAGCACAGAAAGCATCACGGAGGAATTCTACCGCTTCATGCTCCGGGACATGGACAAGGAGAACAAAGAATGTGGCATTGCCAAAACTAAAGAATGGAGCAATAGTCTTTTCCCTCCTAATCCTAGAACACCTTTCTGTATACGGCAGTCTTCTGTCCCAGACCGGCGGTCCTCAGATTCGCGGTTGACAGTCAACTCTCCCATAAAAGCCAACTCTTTTGATGGATTTGCCCGCAATGTATATGGAGACACTCTAAATATCTATCCAACCAACTCAGTATCAGCAACAGGATTGTGTAAGTCAGACTCCTGCCTCTATCAAAGGGGCAAGACTGATCAGATTACTGACATGCTGATCCATGAGACCTGGTCAAGCTCCATTGAGTCCTTAATGAGAAAGAACAAGATCATTGCTGATCCAGAGGACAGTATTGAGTTGGAGGCTGCAGGAGACTCTCAGCCTCATGTGCAGCAATTTGCCAATCGATTGGCAGCTGACATTGTGGATATTGGTAAGTCGGCACTTGGAGGACAGCAAGATGTAGCTGGGATAACGGCTGGGCCACACACGCAGCCGCACACACCCGTTGTTGAGAGGAGAAGAGGCTTTAAACAGTCTCATCTGGCTTGCAGTCGAATTCGAGCCAGCCAGGAGCAATCTGGGTCTGGCATGGGGTCCGGAAGTTGTGATAGCAATACTTCTTGCACCAGGGGTCCAAGAGATGTGCCACTCATCCACATTGAGGGAGATCAAAGGGTTGAAGAGACTCTTTCAAAGCCTGAAAGGACAGGAACAGGACCCCAGGAAACATCTGTTGATGTCATGCGAATGGAGATGCCTATTGCCAGCAGTAGCAG CAGTGAGAGGGACAGACCAGCTGTGGCGGTGGCTGCAGTAGTGAAGAGGGACAAGCGTTCAATGAGTGCTAGCAGTGAAGAGAGCATGGGGAGCTGGTCTCATATAACCCCTGAAGATGACCCCCACGAGGAGACCAGTAGTTTTATCCAGCTGAGTGAGGG GAACGGGACAAGCAGTGCTTCTAGCCTCGGCTTGGCAGACCTGGATGCTTTTTCTGATGTTCCTTCTCAAAGCACAGTGATCAG TGAGGAGACAAAGAAAGGCCACGTGGAGGGAACTAAAGTCAGCACTTTAG AGAGCTCTTCAGGAAGTCCTGCAGGCGGCGGCAGTAACCTCAGGCAGCTTTTAGTGGTAAACTGTGACCTGGAGCAAGAATGTGAGGACTCTGAGCTCAGAGTGGCTCTGCAGTGGATTGCTGCCTCTGAATTGGGCCTTCCTGCTCTCTACTTCAGGAAGTCAAAGGAGAAGAGGTTAACAAAG TTTCAGAGGGTGGTCCACCTGATGGCCCAGAAGGCATGGCGGATTGCTGACTTGTTCAGCGCTGTGGTTCAGTTCTGTAAGCTACACAAGACCAAGGAAGAGGCAGACAGGTCTCTTCGTGCCAGCCTCTTTGACTGGCTTTTGGAAACCCTTTAG